A single Vigna radiata var. radiata cultivar VC1973A chromosome 8, Vradiata_ver6, whole genome shotgun sequence DNA region contains:
- the LOC106769921 gene encoding proline-rich receptor-like protein kinase PERK8, whose amino-acid sequence MVMKERDEELSLFLEMRRREKENEINSLLLLQNSEELDLSNLESNHGGSINSKIVSSVPPRKHGVEEFLNSENDKSDYEWLLAPPDSPLFPTLEKESQMSVKSEQETHNARPTALKPRVANIQSEPGSRSNIVSKHHASVPGIGSFTSGRRPSSSGAPTSATSRSSTPSGRPTLPSTAKSSRPSTPTSRATITSAKSSIPPGRSSTPTRSTSRSSTPTTTRPSLAPPKTSQRSATPTLRSSTPSKAFGVSAPPTRPSSASKARPGPPAAKNPVPSRGSSPSVRSRPWEPSQMPGFSLDAPPNLKTSLIDRPASATRTRPAAPNSRSSSVDASSNGKSRRQASTPTKGRTSTGLVHNNHTSMQVLSRARFTDANDESPVVIGTKMVERVVNMRKLAPPKHDDHHSSRDNAYGKSSSATSGFGTTLSKKSLDMAMRHMDIRRSIQGNLRPLVTSIPASSMYSVRSGSSSKSRTVSVSDSPLATSSTTSSEPSVNNNSISYDGSEIEENDFGSE is encoded by the exons ATGGTGATGAAGGAGAGAGATGAAGAGCTCTCTTTGTTCCTCGAGATGaggaggagagagaaagagaatgagATAAACAGCCTTCTTCTCCTTCAAAACTCCGAAGAACTTGATTTGTCCAATCTGG AATCCAATCATGGGGGCTCCATAAATTCTAAGATCGTGTCTTCGGTGCCACCAAGGAAGCATGGGGTTGAAGAGTTCTTGAATTCAGAGAATGACAAGTCTGACTATGAATG GCTTCTTGCGCCACCAGATTCACCTCTTTTTCCTACTTTAGAGAAAGAGTCACAAATGTCAGTGAAGAGTGAACAGGAGACTCATAATGCTCGACCAACAGCTTTGAAACCTAGG GTGGCTAATATCCAATCAGAACCTGGTTCAAGAAGCAATATAGTTTCCAAGCATCATGCATCAGTGCCAGGAATAGGTTCTTTCACATCTGGTAGGAGACCTTCATCATCTGGAGCTCCAACCTCAGCTACTTCAAGATCTTCAACCCCCTCTGGAAGGCCAACATTACCTTCAACAGCCAAATCCTCTAGGCCCTCCACACCTACCTCTAGGGCTACCATAACATCTGCAAAGTCATCAATTCCACCAGGGAGATCTTCCACTCCTACAAGATCCACTTCCAGGTCCTCAACACCTACTACTACAAGGCCTTCCTTGGCACCCCCCAAGACATCTCAAAGATCAGCAACACCAACACTTAGATCATCAACTCCATCAAAGGCATTTGGAGTATCTGCTCCTCCTACTAGGCCTTCATCAGCATCAAAGGCACGCCCTGGCCCTCCAGCTGCTAAGAATCCGGTGCCATCACGTGGCAGCTCTCCATCGGTCAGATCTAGACCCTGGGAACCCTCTCAAATGCCTGGTTTCTCTCTTGATGCTCCTCCAAATTTGAAGACATCATTGATAGATAGACCAGCTTCAGCCACAAGGACTAGGCCTGCAGCGCCAAATTCTAGATCATCTTCTGTTGACGCCAGTAGCAATGGAAAATCTAGAAGGCAGGCAAGTACCCCTACCAAAGGAAGAACTTCAACAGGGTTGGTCCACAATAATCACACCTCTATGCAAGTTTTGAGCAGAGCTCGTTTCACCGATGCTAATGATGAAAGCCCAGTTGTGATTGGGACAAAGATGGTTGAGAGAGTAGTGAACATGAGGAAGCTGGCTCCCCCAAAACATGATGACCATCATTCTTCTCGTGACAATGCCTACGGAAAATCTTCTTCTGCTACCTCTGGATTCGGAACTACTCTTTCAAAGAAGTCTTTGGATATGGCAATGAGACATATG GACATAAGGAGAAGCATCCAGGGCAATCTGCGGCCTCTTGTGACAAGCATTCCAGCTTCCTCTATGTACAGTGTGAGATCAGGTAGTTCCTCAAAGAGCAGGACAGTGAGTGTTTCTGATTCCCCACTTGCCACAAGCAGCACTACTAGCTCTGAACCAAGTGTAAATAACAACTCCATATCCTATGATGGAAGtgagattgaagaaaatgattttgGAAGTGAATGA